The Aeromonas veronii genome includes the window ACTGATGCTGCCGGGGTGTGACTGTCCGGGCTTTTATCTCGGCCAATTTCTGCTCGTCCAGCTCCCCGACCAGGGTCTCCAGCAGCTCGCCTTCGGCACTGAGCAGGTAGCTGGTGGGCAGCATGGCGGGGCGGGGGAAGGGGAGGCGTGACTCATCTGCCGGGATCAGCAGGGGCACGGTTATCCCGTGCTGGCGGGCGAGCGCGGTCAGCTCGGCAGGGGTGGCGGCATCATAGTTGATGGCGATCACCCCTATCTCCCCTTGCTGCTGCAGGGCCGCCAGCAGCGGCATCTCCCGCAGACAGGGGGGGCACCAGGGGGCGAAGTAATTGACCAGCAGCGGCTTGCCGGTGAAGTCGTCGAGGGTCACGGCTTGCCCCCCGGCGTCGGTGAAGCGCGGTGCCGGCGAGCAGGCCGTCAGCAGAGCGGCCACAATCAGCCAACAAATTCGTTTCATTTCTGGCACCCTTGCCCTTACCCTCATCCGACGTTTCCCCTACAATAGCGCGGTTTCTTGTCCCATCAGTCATATCAGGGAGTTACCATGAGCGAGACCCAAATCTACCACAATCCGCGCTGCTCAAAGAGCCGTGAAACCCTGGCGCTGCTGGAGCAGCACGGGATCGCCCCTGATGTGGTGCTCTATCTGGAACAGGCGCCTAGCGAGGCGCAGATTCGCACCCTGCTGGGCCAGCTCGGCTTCAGCGATCCGCGCCAGCTGATGCGCACCAAGGAGGATCTCTACAAGGAGCTGGGGCTGGCCGAACAAGAAGGCGATGCCCTGATCGCCGCCATGCACCAGCATCCCAAGCTGATCGAGCGCCCCATCGTCATCAGAAACGGACAGGCCCGCATCGGCCGTCCGCCCGAGCAGGTGCTGGAGATCCTCAAGTGAGCACCCGCTTCGCCCGTCTGCTGACCCTGACCGGCTTCTTCGGTCTGCTGGGATGGGTCCTGCTGTGGCATCTGTGGCTCTCTCCCCATCCGGATCTCAACCCCTGGTTGCTGCCGGTGATCTGGACGGTGCCCCTGCTGTTCCCCCTAAAGGGCATAGTGCAGGGCAACCCCTACACCCACGCCTGGGGCAACTTCGTGCTGATGCCCTATTTCCTGCACGCCCTGACGCTCATCACCACGGACGAGGGGGAGCGCTGGCTGGCGGTGGTGGAGCTGGTGTTCACCACCTTAGCCTTCATCGGCACCATCTACTACGCCCGCCTGCGCGGCCGCGAGCTGGGTCTCAGTATCCGCAAGAAGAAAGAGTCGAGCTGACAGAGCCTGACCCTCAAACCGGACCACGCGTCCGGTTTTTTTGGCGCCATCCGTCAGCTATTGACCCTGACAGCCTCTCCGCTCCCATCTCCAAAGAGGTATGGTGATAAAATAAAGCCTCGGCCGGAGCTTGACTGCCCTCTGTATTGATCAGGCTCCTGAACGTCATCCACGGGATGGCCTGATGAGTCGGGTGCCCCTGGCCCCGATCTGCGAGACCTCTATGACAATCCAACTTGCTCCTCTCTTTCGACACTCCCTGTTGACCCTGGCGCTGGCCTGCTCGGTCGGTGGCGCGGCACAGGCCTGTACCCGCGCCCTCTATCAGGGGGAGGATGGCCTCATCGTCACGGGGCGCACCATGGACTGGCGCACCGCCATGCCCACCAATCTCTGGTCGCTGCCACGGGGTATCAGTCGGGACGGCGCCGCTGGCCCCAATTCGCTGAAATGGCAGGCACGC containing:
- the arsC gene encoding arsenate reductase (glutaredoxin) (This arsenate reductase requires both glutathione and glutaredoxin to convert arsenate to arsenite, after which the efflux transporter formed by ArsA and ArsB can extrude the arsenite from the cell, providing resistance.), whose product is MSETQIYHNPRCSKSRETLALLEQHGIAPDVVLYLEQAPSEAQIRTLLGQLGFSDPRQLMRTKEDLYKELGLAEQEGDALIAAMHQHPKLIERPIVIRNGQARIGRPPEQVLEILK
- a CDS encoding TlpA family protein disulfide reductase, whose protein sequence is MKRICWLIVAALLTACSPAPRFTDAGGQAVTLDDFTGKPLLVNYFAPWCPPCLREMPLLAALQQQGEIGVIAINYDAATPAELTALARQHGITVPLLIPADESRLPFPRPAMLPTSYLLSAEGELLETLVGELDEQKLAEIKARTVTPRQHQ
- a CDS encoding DUF2069 domain-containing protein; the protein is MSTRFARLLTLTGFFGLLGWVLLWHLWLSPHPDLNPWLLPVIWTVPLLFPLKGIVQGNPYTHAWGNFVLMPYFLHALTLITTDEGERWLAVVELVFTTLAFIGTIYYARLRGRELGLSIRKKKESS